In a genomic window of Corvus hawaiiensis isolate bCorHaw1 chromosome Z, bCorHaw1.pri.cur, whole genome shotgun sequence:
- the NFIL3 gene encoding nuclear factor interleukin-3-regulated protein: protein MQLRKMQTLKKEHGPVDTSSNVDKIMVLKSTLAEVSEELSTNEDILLTEASSGKSKSSACRRKREFIPDEKKDAMYWEKRRKNNEAAKRSREKRRLNDLVLENKLIALGEENATLKAELLSLKLKFGLISSAAYAQEIQKLSSSTTVYFQDYQSSKSNINSFVDEHEPSIVGSSCISVIKHSPQSSMSDVSETSTVEHTQPSRIQSNCRSPENKFQIIKQEPMELEREPRDDRGSYKASIYPNYMGATFNVYSHSPPLLQVNRSSSNSPRTSETDDGVVGKSSDGEDEQQVPKGPIHSPVEHKNVHATVKVPEVNSSALPHKLRIKAKAMQVKVEAMDNDYDATQKLSSPIDMSSKRHFELEKHGAQNLVHSSHTPFSVQVTNIQDWSLKPELWHQKELNVKIQSGCKTGVVEIKDNIYNVSESENLYLKQGIANLSAEVASLKRLITTQISASDSG, encoded by the coding sequence ATGCAGCTGAGAAAAATGCAGACCCTTAAAAAGGAGCATGGACCTGTTGACACAAGCAGCAACGTGGACAAAATCATGGTACTTAAGTCGACCTTAGCAGAAGTATCTGAAGAATTGTCTACAAATGAAGATATACTTCTTACTGAAGCAAGTAGTGGAAAGAGCAAATCTTCTGCTTGCCGGAGAAAGCGAGAATTCATTCcagatgaaaagaaagatgCTATGTATTGGGAGAAAAGGCGGAAAAATAATGAAGCTGCCAAAAGATCTCGTGAAAAGCGACGACTGAATGACCTTGTCTTAGAGAACAAACTAATTGCACTGGGAGAAGAGAATGCCACTTtgaaggcagagctgctttcGTTGAAGTTGAAGTTTGGTTTAATTAGTTCTGCAGCCTATGCTCAAGAGATACAGAAACTCAGTAGCTCAACAACTGTGTATTTTCAAGATTATCAGAGTTCCAAATCAAATATTAACTCATTTGTAGATGAACATGAACCATCTATAGTTGGTAGCAGTTGTATTTCTGTCATTAAACATTCTCCTCAAAGCTCAATGTCTGATGTATCTGAAACATCAACTGTAGAGCATACCCAACCAAGTCGTATACAAAGCAACTGTAGAAGTCCCGAAAATAAGTTCCAGATTATAAAGCAGGAGCCCATGGAATTAGAGAGAGAGCCAAGAGATGACAGAGGTTCATATAAAGCATCCATATATCCAAACTACATGGGAGCTACCTTTAATGTGTACTCACATTCTCCTCCTCTCTTGCAAGTTAATAGGTCCTCCAGTAATTCCCCAAGAACATCAGAAACTGATGATGGTGTAGTTGGAAAGTCATCTGATGGAGAAGACGAACAGCAGGTTCCTAAGGGTCCAATTCATTCTCCAGTTGAGCATAAAAATGTTCATGCAACAGTTAAAGTTCCAGAAGTGAATTCTTCAGCTTTGCCTCACAAGCTTCGAATCAAAGCCAAAGCCATGCAAGTTAAAGTGGAAGCAATGGATAATGACTATGATGCAACGCAGAAGTTGTCGTCACCCATTGACATGTCCTCAAAAAGACATTTTGAGCTTGAAAAACATGGTGCGCAAAACTTGGTGCATTCTTCTCACACTCCTTTCTCGGTTCAAGTGACTAATATCCAAGACTGGTCACTTAAACCAGAACTCTGGCATCAGAAGGAGCTCAACGTTAAAATTCAGAGCGGTTGCAAAACTGGAGTTGTTGAAATAAAAGACAATATCTACAATGTCTCTGAGTCAGAGAACCTCTATTTGAAGCAGGGCATAGCAAACTTATCTGCAGAGGTTGCTTCACTTAAAAGACTTATAACTACACAAATCTCTGCATCAGACTCTGGTTAA